Within the Stenotrophomonas maltophilia genome, the region TGAAGCCAGCGGGCTGGTTCATCGCCAGCAGTGCCCTGGAGCCGTTGCCGATCACGCTCTGCTGCAGCAGAACCCGGGCGGTGGCGCCGGCCGCACCCCAGCCGCCTGCGGGCTGGTTGTAGGGCTTGTAACGGGGTGGTTTCTGCTCGGACATGTTCGAAGACCTGGCGCCAGGAGACGAGACTGCGAAGGGCACGACAGACAGAGTCAAGCACGGCCGGGACCACTTCGCCAGAGCCGCCCCGAATCTTCCGGCGCGCCCCCTCCGGGTCGACGGAGTCTGCTGCATTGCCACGGACGCACTGCGCTATCCTCGGGGCGTGGGGCAGCAGCCCATGACACGCTCACTCTGTCCGGACACTCTGCATGGCTGACTCGCCCCCGCCGCCCTCTCCGCCTGCCGGCACCGCGCAGCGCACGTTGCAGCGCTGGCGCGAGGGCGGGCTGCAGGTGCAGGCGCAGGCCGACGTGGTCGCCGAAGAGGTGCCGGTAGCGCTGCACTACAACGGCACCGTGTTCGCCGTGATGATGGCCACGCCCTGTGACCTGGAGGACTTTGCGCTCGGTTTCTCGCTCAGCGAGGGCTTGATCACCACGCCGACGCAGCTGCTCTCGATCGATGTGGCGCCGCAGCTGGAAGGCATCGAACTGCGGATGACGGTTGCCGCCGAGGCACCGGGCGCCGGTCTGGATCCGGCCGATGGCCGCCTGCTGCCCGGCCGTGGCGGCTGCGGCCTGTGCGGAACACGGCAGCTCGAGGATGTGCTGCGGCCCCTGCCCCCGGTACGCGAACGACGGACCTACGCGCCGGCGGCCCTGCAGCGGGCACTGGCCACGCTGTCGCAGCACCAGCCGATGAATGCGGCCAGCGGCTCCACCCACGCGGCCGCCTGGGCCGACGCCAACGGGCGCATCGGCTGGGTGCGCGAGGACGTGGGCCGCCACAATGCACTGGACAAGCTGATCGGCGCCCTGCATCACAACGAGCACGCCATCGACGGTGGACTGCTGCTGATTTCCAGCCGGGCCAGCTACGAGATGGTCAGCAAAGCAGTGCGCGCCGGTACCAGCGTACTGGCCGCCGTGTCCGCGCCAACGGCGTTGGCGATCGATCTGGCGCGCAGCGCAGGGCTGTGCCTGGTCGGCTTCGCCCGCGGCAGTGGATTCAATGTGTACACCCATCCAGAGCGGTTGCGGCCGGAAGACATGCCAACGGCATGAACGCGGCCATGGCGGGACCCGCCATCGTCAGTGGGCAACCCCCATCATCGGCCGGGTGACAACAGGCCCGCGATGCGCTCGGCCACCTGGGCGCGCACCGCGTCGTCCAGCTGTCCTTCGTACATGGCCTCGTAGATCCACAGCCCATCGGCCGCCAACCGTGCCACGAAATTGTCCAGCGCCGCAGGATCAACCACGCCGGCCGGCGGCGGCGATGGCGCCCAGCGCTGCACGGCCGGGCTCCATGGCCGCTCACCGGCCTCCGGGTCCACCGATTCGAGCATGAACATCAGCTCGGCGCGCGTCGCGCTCTGCGCCGACACGCGGACGAAGGTCTGATAGCGCTCGAGCGCCGTGGCCTCGCTGGCACGCTTTCCGAGCAGCGCTTCCATCGATGCCTCCCAGTTGTGCACCAGGTGCTCGTCGATGCCGCGCAGCAGTGCCTCGCGCGACGGGAAGTGATACAGCAGGCCGCCGCGCGTGAGGCCGGCTTCTGCCGCCACCGACTCGAAGGTCACCGCGCGCACGCCGTCTCGATTGATCACGTTGACGGCGGCATCGAGGATGCGCTGGCGCTTGCTGGTTCTCATCGCACTACTTTACGCGATCGGCCGCTCCCTCGCGGCTCCCCGCCCGCCCGCGCAGCAGGCGCGCGATCAGCGCTGCACCCACGGCCAGCACCGCGGTGATGACCAGCAGCACGATCTGGTAGCTGCGGTCATAGGCGGCGGTGGCGCCGGCGAACCACTCGCCCGGGCCGGCTTCGCGGGCGACCTGCTGCGCCTGGGCGAATCCTTCCCGCGCCAGTGCCGGAACATCCGCCGATACCGGCAGGAAGGCGCCGTACATCGCTGCGCCCAGGCTGCCCAGCATCGCCACCGCCAGCAGGCCGCCGAATTCGTAGGAGACCTCCTCCACGGAGGACGCCATGCCCGCACGGTGCGCAGGCACGTTGTTGAGGATGGCGGTGGATGCGACCGAGATTGCCGAGCCCATGCCGAACCCGGTGATCGCCATGCCGGCGACGACCCAGCCCAGTCCGTGCGGAAAACCGAATGCGACCACGCCCACGCCCAGTGCCCCCGCGGCCAGTCCGCCGCAGATCAGCGGACGCAGGCCGACGCGGTGCAGGATGCTGCCGCCGAGCAGCGCGCTGGGCAGGCTGCCCAGCGCCGCCACCGATACCAGCAGGCCCGCCTGCAATGGCGTGAATCCGGCGACCAGCTGGAAACGCTGGGTGGTCAGCAGTTGCAGGCCCGCCATCGCAAACAGGGTGAACACCGCAGACAGCGTACCGGCCAGGAATGCCGGATTGCGGAAGATCGCGAAGTCCAGCAGTGGATGCGGCAGGCGCTGCTGGCGGCGGGCAAAGGCGGCGCCCGCCATCAGCGCCAGCACCGATGCCGCCGCGCCGAGGCCATAGGAAGGCGGCGTGGCGATCAGCGATTTGATCGCCAGCACCAGCCCCGACAGCGCCGCCAGCGCCAGCAGCGAGGACAGCAGATCCCACGGCCGGGACGTGTCGCGCTGCCCCTCCGGCGCCAGCAGCAGCGTCGCGACGAAGGCCACGATCACCACCGGCACGTTGACCAGGAACACCGATCCCCACCAGAAATGCTGCAGCAGCCAGCCACCGATGATCGGTCCGAGCGCGGCGCCGACGATCGCCACCGAGCCCCAGATCGCGATGGCGATGTTGCGCTCACGCTCTTCATGGAAGCTGAGGCCGATCAGCGCGAGCGTGGCAGGCATCATCGCCGCGGCGCCCACGGCGAGCAGCGCACGGGCAGCGATCAACTGCGCTGCGGTGACAGAGAACGCTGCCGCCAGCGAAGCCACGCCGAAGACCACCAGGCCGATCAGGAACATGCGACGGTGACCGATGCGGTCGCCCAGCGTGCCCGCACCGAGCAGCAGGCCAGCCATCACCAGTGGATAGGCATTGATGATCCACAGCGCCTGACCCGCGCTGGCGGAAAGTTCTGCCGTCAGCGTGGGCAGCGCCGTGTACAGCACCGAGTTGTCCAGCGTCACCAGCAGCAGGCCGGCGGCCACCGTGAACAACAGCGACCAGCGCCGGGCACGGGACAGAGCCGGAGCATCGGCCAAGGACTGGGACAAGGCCATGGGAAACAAACCTGGGCAAGAAGGTTCCATTAACTATACCGGATGTCCTGTATAGTTATAGCGCTGCAGCGACACGTTCAGGTTTCGACCCAGGCGCTGTTCAGCCCCGGCAGGCGCCGCTGGTGCTACCTGCAGTCCACCGGTAACGCCGCCACCGCCGCGACCACCTGTTCCTGCATGCCCTGCCCCACGGCCATGTCGAGTTCGCCCGCGATGTCACCGTGCTGGCGCCGCAGCTCGTCCTCGCACAGGCTGCGCACCCGGGCCCGCGCGTTCGCCCGCAGCGACGCACAGCGCCAGTCCGCGTCGCCGAGCGGCAGTACCGAATAAACCACGCTGTTGCATGCGTTGGAGGCCCGCTCGCGCAGCGTATGCCCACCGAAATCCCGCGGCGCCCTGCTGCGCGTGGGATCGAAGTAGCTGTCCGGGAAGGTGCGTGCATACTGCTCGATATCGACGTGCAGCACGCGGCCACCGGCCGCTGCGAGGGGCAGCGGATCCGTGCAGCGGGCACTGTCGGCGCGGTGCTGGATGTAACGGTAGATGGGACGGTCAAGGCCTGGATCCTCCGCAGTCACCGCACTCACCGCGGCCAGTACCGGCAGCGCGGCACGGTTGGCCATGCGCGCGAGCAGCCCTGCCTCTGCCGGCCGGCAGCGGTCGCGCAGGGTTGCCACCAGCAGGAATGCCACGTCGTTGCGGAAGGCCGCATCGTCCCCCATCCGCCGCTCGATCCGCTGCCGCATCTCGTCGGTGGGCGCCACGGAAGTGGCCTGCGGCGGCTGCGGCTGCGCTGTCCGCAGGTACAGCCACCCGACCGCCGTGGCTGTCACCGCCAGCAGCGCCATCGCCAGTAGTGGACGCCCGCGCATCAGTTGTGGATCGGCGTCAGTGTGGCGGCCGCCACATCGTAGGAAGCGCTGGCGATGTCGGCGTCGAAGCGCTTGACCTGCACCCGCCCGGCGAGTCGATAGGGGTCCCACAGCGCACCCAGCGTGATCGGCGTGGCCAACGTCACGTGGATCATCTGGTTCGGCGGTGGTGGGGGTACATGGATGCAGGCACCATAGAACGGGACGAACAGCACCTCGTCCACGCGTCCATCGTCGGTGGTGCCCAGGGGCACGACGTAACCGTCCAGGTCCACCGCACGTCCATCCACCGATGCCACCACGCGCGAAGAGCCGAACTGCCGGGCGCGCTCCGGACGGGAGTGGTCGATCGCCTGACCGGGCGGCGTGCCGGCGCCGCTGTCGTCAATCAGGCCACCGACGCCGGCCATGCCGTCGCGTGACAGGCCGATCTGCGGCGGCGGTCGCTGGAAACGGTCCTCGTCCGGCATCAGGGCGTCCCAGCGGTCGATCGGGCGTGCCGACGGAGACGGCGCCGCCGCCGGCAACGGTGCAGGGTGCTGTCCGGCACCGTCGGGCACGCGGGCGCATCCGGCCAGCAGCGCGCATCCGGCGAGCCATGCAAGGCAATCACGGCGCATAGGGTTTCAGCCGTGCATCGCGCATGCTGTAGGCAGAGCCTGCCAGCTCATCCTCCAGGCGCTCGGCGTGCAGGTTTCCGGCCAGGAAGAACGGAGCGTACATGTCAGGCATCTCGATTGCCCGGTCCAGTACCACGTGCACGATCTGGTTCGGCGGCGGTGGTGGCACATGGATGCAGGCGCCGTAATACGGGACGAACAGGAATTCACTGAGCCGTCCTTCCGCAGTGCTGGCCAGCGGCACCACGTAGCCCGGCAGGCGCACCGGGCGCTGCAGCACGGCGTCGACGGTGCGGAACGTGCCGAACTGCGGCATGCGTCGGCTGCCGTTGTGTTCCACCTCAGGGCCTTCGCCACGTTCCAGCGCCGCCAGCTCGTCGGCGGGCATCATCTGCAGCCAGTCCAGCTCCTGCTCTTCCACGGTCGCTGCGTCCTGATCCGCCACCGGTGGCGGCAGCGCCTGCACGCCGGTGTCGACCGGCCGCTCGCAGGCAACCAGCATCAGCAACACTGGCAAGCCACCCAGCCGGCGCATGCTCATCCCGGCGACGCCAGACCGTCGGCGAGCGTGCGCCGGTAGGCCAGCGCGGCCGGCACCAGGCCCGCCACGGCGCTGACCAGCAGCAGGCCCGCCACCCAGCCCAGCTCGCGCGCATCCGGCCAGACGTGGGTGATCGACAGGCCATACTGCGCCAGCGCCCAGCTGCGTCCCACGGCACTGGCCAGCACCAGCGCCGCCAGTGCCAGCCCGCACGCCAGCGCGCTGGTCGCCACCGCCTCCACCACCAGCAGGCCGGCGATGTAGCGCGGGCGCGCGCCGACCGCGCGCAGCACCGCCATCTCGCGGCGCCGTTCCTGCAGGGTTGATACCAGCAGCGCCACCAGCGAGACCATTCCCAGCAGCACCACCATCGCGCTGATCAACCGCAGTGCCCGCTCGGCCGTGCCCAACGACTGCCACAACTGCTGCAGGGTGACGCCCGGCAGGATCGCCAGCATCGCCTCCTCCGGATAGTCGTTGATCGTGCGCTGCACGGAGAACGTCGCGATGCGGGTATTCAGGCCAAGCATGAAGGCGGTGATGCTGGTCGGGGTCAGATCAAGCCGCCGCGCCTGCTCCGCGCTGACATGCTGGCCGGGCAGCTGCACGCCGGAGCGCCAGTCGATGTGGATGGCTTCGATCGCCGGCAGCGATACCAGCACCGACGCATCCACCGGTGTTCCGGTGCGCTGCAGGATCCCCACCACGCGGAACGGCTTGTCGGCATGCGTGGCCAGGGGCACCGCCCCGGTGCCATGCGCCAGCACGATCGGGTCGCCCGGCGTGATGTTCTGCGCCTGCGCCACCTCCGCGCCGATCACCGCATCGTACAGGTCCGAGAAGGGCCCGCCCTGTGCGAAGACCAGTTCATGACCGGCACCGTAGCGGTAATGCTCGAAGTAGCCGCCGCTGGTGCCGACCACGCGGTAGCCCCGCCAGGAATCGCCCAGCGAGAGCGGCACCGACCACTTCACCTGCGGCAGCGCCGACAGCGCCTGATAGGACTGCCAGGAGACATTGTTGGTCGGATCGCCGATATGGAACACCGAATAGAGCAGCAGGTTCACCGGTCCGGAGCGCGCACCCACGATCAGATCGGTTCCGGACACGGTGCTGGCAAAACCTTCATGCGCCTGCGTGCGGACCCGCTCCACGCCCAGCAGCAGAACCACGCTGAGGGCGATCACCAGCACCGTGAGGGCAACACTGAGCGCGCGGCTGCGCAGGCTGGCCCAGGCAAGTTCAAGCATGGGCAGCTCCGGCATGATTGATCTCGGCCAGGACGATGACCCGGTCGAACAGAGGCTGCAGGCTTTCATCGTGGCTGACCACCAGCGCGGTGGTGCCGCAGGCCTGGCATTGCCGGGTCATCAGGCGCACGAACGCGTCCGCCGCGTGCCGGTCCAGTGCCGAGGTGGGCTCGTCGGCAAGCAGCACCTGCGGCCGCCCGATCAGTGCGCGTGCCGCTGCCACGCGCTGCTGCTGGCCGACACTGAGCCTGCCCGCCGGACGGCCCATCAGCGTCGGGTCGATCTGCAGGGACTGCAGCAGCCGTGCGATCTCCTCGTCCAGCGCTGCGCCGACGCGCTGCCTGCGCAGCCGCGAGAAGCGCAGACCCAGCGCGATGTTCTCACGCACGCTGAGGAACGGCAGCAGGTTGAACTGCTGGAAGATCACGCCCAGCTGGTCGGCACGGAAGCGGTCGCGGGCCGGACCGTTCATCGCATGCAGGGAGTGTCCGGCGACGTCGACCCGGCCCTGGCGAGCGCGCAGCACGCCGGCCAGCACACCCAGCAGGGTGCTTTTGCCACCGCCACTGGCACCGCGCAGCAGCACGCTGCTGCCCGCATCGACGCGCAATGCCGGAATCTCCAGTACCGGGCGATCGCCGTAGGCGAAGCGCAGGTCCTGCACATCGATGACCGCCGCACTCACGGCGCAAGTACCACGCGCAGAGTCTCGGCTGTCAGCACGTGCCGTGCCTGTCCGGCGGGCGTGGTGCTGTTGACGATGACCTCATGCAGGCCAGGGAACAGCACCGGCAGGCGGACCACCAGCACCCGCAGCGCGGACGGATGCGCGCACTGGAAACGCAGTCCGGCACTGAAGCCGGCATGGCCGTGGTGCCCGGCGTCGCGCATCGGGTCTGCAGCGAATCCGTCGGCGGCCACGCTGCTGGCGGCAAGGCGGCACTGGGCCGCAGTCGGCAGGGTGACCCATGCGCCTTCCTTCAGCAATGCCTTCGCACGTGCGAGCGCGGCGCGCTCCTGCGGGGTGGCGGGCGGTCGCTCGAAATCGAGCAGGCCGATACCGGGGGCCTGCATTGCCAGGTCCAGTGTTCCCCGTTCGAGCGCCACATCGACCGTGGCCTGGCCATGCACATGCGCGCCCTGCTGGCGCACCTCATGGGCGTGGGCGGACGCCGCAGAAAGCAGCAGCAGAAACGTGGCGGGAAGCTTCATGAGGGTACCGTTAGTGTTACTATGTAACATTATGGACCACATCCCCACCGTTCCTGCAAGGGGTCTGCCACAGCCGCCAGCATCGGCACGCTGGCATCCCCGTTTCGATCTGGCCGGCGCAGGGCTGTCATTGGCCTGCGCAGCGCACTGCATCGCGCTGCCGCTGCTGCTGGCCTTCGTCCCGGCGGCCATGATGGCGTTGCGCTCGTTCCAGCACCCCGGCCATGCCCTGATGACCACCCTGCTGCTGATGTCACGCTGGGAGTGGGCGTTCGCGTTGCTCGCCTCGCTGCTGGCGCTGGCCAGCACCGCTGCGGGCCTGCGCCGGCACCGCCACTGGCTGCCGATGCGACTGGCCCTGGCTGGGGCTGGCCTGCTGTTGTCCGCATCGCTGTATCCACCGCTGAAGGAATCGCTGCTCTGGCACGGCATGGCCACCGCCTGCGGCGGTGGGCTGCTGGCGATGGCCCACCTGTGCAACCGCCGCGCCCTGCGTGCCTGCGCACGCGCGCGCCGATGATGGGAAGGGCGGGTCGGCCCGGCACCGGCCAACCTGACAGATCGGTAATGTCCGGGTCAGGGCCACGAAAGGTGCCCGCCGTCAGCCTGAGCGCCCCATTCCTGCAGGCACCCACCATGTCGTCTTCGCTCCGCCGCTCCGCCGCTCTGCTCCTGCTGCTGCCGGGCGTCGCCGCCGCTCCGCTGGCCCTTGCACACCCCAGCCTGGTGAAGGCAACGCCCGCCGCCGATGCCAGCGTCGCGCCTGCCAACCGCATCGAGCTGACCTTCAGCGAGCGGGTGATGCCGCGCGCCACCCGCATCGAACTGAGCATGGCCCATGGCCGCACCCTGATGGCGATGCCTGCCCTTTCCCAGCAGGTGTCGGACGATGGTCACCGGCTGGTCGTGAGTTTCGCCAAGCCGCTGCCTGCCGGAGACTATCGCCTGCAGTGGCGCGCCGTCGGCCAGGACAGCCACCCCGTCACCGGCGACTATCGTTTCAGCGTGAAGTAAGCTGCGGTGGTGATCGAACTGTCTCCCTATGCCCTGCGGCTGGCGTTGTACCTGGCCTTGATGCTGCTGTTCGGCAGGATGCTGTTCATCCGCCCTGCGCCTGCGCGTCGCATCTTCCTGCCACTGGCCGTGATCGCGCTGGCAGTCGTGCTGCTGGACGCGGCGGTGCGGGTGACAGGCGTGCTGGGGCTTCCGCTTGCCGCGGTCGATCAAGCGACCGTCGCATGGTTCACCACCGCCACACCGGTCGGCGAAGCGGCACTGGTGCGTGCGCTGGCGCTGCTGGCAATGCTGCCGCTGCTTGCCGCAAGCGCGAAAGTGGCCGGGGCACGCCGTGTCATCCTGCTGCCGCTCTCGGCGGTCGCCCTGGCAAGCCTGGCCTGGAACGGCCACGCCGCCGCCGGCGACGGCATCCGCGGTGCGCTGCGCCTGGCGGCCGGGACCGTCCACCTGCTCGCCGCAGGCGCATGGGTCGGCGCGATCGCCGCGGTGCTGCATCTGGCCCTGCGCACCCAGGGCCCTTCCCTGCGTGAACGCACCCATGAACTCTGGCAGGTGGCGCATGGTTTCGCCCTGCCCGGTACGGTAATCGTGGCCCTGCTGGCGATGACCGGCACCTATACCTACGTGGATCTGCAGGGCTCGCTGCAGACCCTGTTCAACACCGCGCACGGGCGCTGGCTGCTGTTCAAGCTGGCCCTGGTCGCGGGCATGCTCGGCCTGGCCGCGCTGCACCGCTGGCGGCTGGTGCCGGCACTCGCCACCGCCATCCGTGGCGGCTGGCAGTTCCGCCCGCTGCGCTCGCTGCGTCACAGCCTCACCTTCGAGGCCGCACTCGGGCTGCTGGTACTGGCCTGCGTGGCCGTGCTCGGCACGCTGGACCCACTGGCATGAGGGCGGCGCTGTGCGGGCCGGCATGCACACGATGAAGCTGCTGATCGTCGAAGACGAGCCCAAGACCGGCAATTACCTGCGACAGGGCCTGATCGAAGCGGGCTACGTGGTCGATCTCGCCTGCGACGGCGTGGACGGCCTGCATCTGGCGGCAGGCGGCGAGTACCAGCTGGTCATCCTCGATGTGATGCTGCCCGGTCTCGATGGCTGGAACGTCCTGTCGCGCCTGCGCGATGCGGGGTGGCAGGTGCCGGTGCTGTTCCTGTCGGCGCGCAGCAGCATTGCCGACCGCGTGCAGGGGCTGGAACTGGGTGCCGATGATTACCTGGCCAAACCTTTCGCCTTCGCCGAGCTGCTGGCACGCGTGCGTACCCTGCTGCGACGCGGCCAGGGCCAGTCTCAGCCTGACCGCATCGTCGTCGCCGATCTGGTGGTGGATACGCTTCGCCGGCGCGTGGAGCGCGGTGGCCAGCGCATCACACTGAGCCCGAAGGAATACGCGCTGCTGGAGCTGCTGGCACGACGGCGCGGCGAGGTCCTGCCACGCTCGTTGATCGCCTCGCAGGTGTGGGACATGAATTTCGACAGCGACACCAATGTCATCGATGTGGCGATACGCCGCCTGCGCGCCAAGATCGACGATGGCTTCGCCGAAAAGCTGGTGGTCACTGTGCGCGGGATGGGCTACGTGCTGGAGGCACCCGAGGTCGAAGCAGCGCAACCGCAATGAGCCTGCGACGCTCCATTGCCGTCCGCCTCACCGTGCTGTTCGCCACGGTCGGTACGCTGGTGCTTGCTGCACTGGGCGTGGCGATCTATCTGAGCGCGCGCCATGATCTGGTCGCACAGGATTTCGCCGAACTGGAGAACAAGGCCGCGTTGATCGCCGACCTCGCCGGCAGCGGCACGTCCGATGAGCGCGCCCAGCGCCTGGGCGATGCGCTGCGCCACCATCCCGATATCGCCTTCCACATCGTCGATGAGCAGGGCGGCGTGCTCTTCTCCACCGCGCCGGAGGCCTTGCGCGCGCATGCGCGGACCCAACCCGCCGACACTGAACCGCGCCGCCATGACTGGACGCTGGCCGACGGAAGCCGCCTGCACGCCCTCAATCTGCGGCAGACGCTGGCCGATGGCAGCCGCCTGGCCACCCTGCTGGCGATCGACGATGCGCGCCATGCCGACTTCCTGCAGCGCTTCCGCCACCTGCTGGCCGTCGCTCTGGTCACTGCTGCCGTGGCCAGCAGCCTGCTGGGGGGCTACGTCGTGCGGCAGACGCTGCGCCCACTGCGCACGCTGGCCGACGAGGCCCGCCATATCACCGCCGGACGACTGCAGCGCCGGCTCACGGCCGAGCACGTGCCCGTCGAACTGGAACAGCTGGCGCAGAGCCTGAACGGGATGCTGGCGCGGCTGCAACAGGACTTCGAGCGCCTCAGCGGGTTCTCCGGAGACCTCGCCCACGAACTGCGTACGCCGATCACCAACATGCTGACCCAGGTGCAGGTGGTGCTCGCGCACCCCCGCAGCAACGAGTCCTATCGCGAGACGCTGCTCTCCTGCGCGGAAGAGCTGCAACGGCTGGCACAGACCGTGGGCGATCTGCTCTATCTGGCCCAGGCCGAAGCACCCGGCGCCCTGCCCTCGCGCGAGGGGGTGGCGCTGGATGCGATGGTCGATGCGCTGCTGGAGTTCTACGATCTGCTGGCCGAGGAGCGCCAGCTCACGCTGCGGCGGGAAGGCAGCGCAGAGGCCAACGGCAACCGCCTGATGCTGCACCGGGCGGTCGCCAACCTGCTTTCCAACGCCCTGCAGCACGCCACGCCGGGTACGGAGATCGTGGTGCGGCTGGACGGCACCGGGCCCACGAGCCGGATTGCTGTCCACAACCTCGGTCCGCCGATTCCCATGCAGGCACTGCCCCGCTTGTTCGACCGGTTCTTCCGCGGCGAGCGCGGCCGGCACGAGGGCGCCGGGCTGGGATTGGCGATCACCCGCGCCATCGTGCAGGC harbors:
- a CDS encoding heavy metal sensor histidine kinase; the encoded protein is MSLRRSIAVRLTVLFATVGTLVLAALGVAIYLSARHDLVAQDFAELENKAALIADLAGSGTSDERAQRLGDALRHHPDIAFHIVDEQGGVLFSTAPEALRAHARTQPADTEPRRHDWTLADGSRLHALNLRQTLADGSRLATLLAIDDARHADFLQRFRHLLAVALVTAAVASSLLGGYVVRQTLRPLRTLADEARHITAGRLQRRLTAEHVPVELEQLAQSLNGMLARLQQDFERLSGFSGDLAHELRTPITNMLTQVQVVLAHPRSNESYRETLLSCAEELQRLAQTVGDLLYLAQAEAPGALPSREGVALDAMVDALLEFYDLLAEERQLTLRREGSAEANGNRLMLHRAVANLLSNALQHATPGTEIVVRLDGTGPTSRIAVHNLGPPIPMQALPRLFDRFFRGERGRHEGAGLGLAITRAIVQAHGGSVSVVSDASGTVFELALPGASGPAQTRRQSSR